The Paraburkholderia sp. SOS3 genome includes a region encoding these proteins:
- the adh gene encoding aldehyde dehydrogenase, producing the protein MNHAEMQFLSTDYPYKKQYANFIGGEWVKPAGGEYFDNISPITGEAFTSIPRSREADVELALDAAHRAKASWGKTSAAGRANILSKIADRMEANLARLAVAETIDNGKPLRESTAADIPLAIDHFRYFASCIRAQEGSISQIDEDTVAYHFHEPLGVVGQIIPWNFPILMAVWKLAPALAAGNCVVLKPAEQTPASILVLMELIQDLLPPGVVNVVNGFGLEAGKPLASNKRIAKIAFTGETTTGRLIMQYASQNLIPVTLELGGKSPNIFFADVMDHDDSFFDKALEGFAMFALNQGEVCTCPSRVLIEEKIYDRFIERAVKRVAAIAQGHPLDMQTMIGAQASQEQLEKILSYIDLGKQEGAQCLIGGERNTLDGELGKGYYVKPTVFRGNNKMRIFQEEIFGPVVAVTTFRNEDEALDIANDTLYGLGAGVWTRDGTRAYRFGRQIQAGRVWTNCYHAYPAHAAFGGYKQSGIGRETHKMMLDHYQQTKNLLVSYSDKPLGFF; encoded by the coding sequence ATGAATCACGCGGAGATGCAGTTTCTAAGCACCGATTACCCGTACAAAAAGCAGTACGCGAATTTTATCGGCGGAGAATGGGTGAAGCCGGCCGGCGGCGAGTATTTCGACAATATCTCGCCGATCACGGGCGAAGCATTCACGTCGATTCCGCGCTCGCGGGAAGCGGACGTCGAACTCGCGCTCGACGCCGCGCATCGCGCGAAAGCGAGCTGGGGCAAGACCTCGGCCGCCGGGCGCGCGAACATCCTCAGCAAGATCGCGGACCGTATGGAAGCGAATCTCGCGCGTCTCGCGGTCGCGGAGACGATCGACAACGGCAAGCCGCTGCGCGAGTCGACGGCCGCCGATATCCCGCTTGCAATCGACCACTTCCGCTATTTTGCAAGCTGCATTCGCGCGCAGGAAGGCTCGATCTCGCAGATCGATGAAGACACCGTCGCGTATCACTTTCATGAGCCGCTGGGCGTGGTCGGTCAGATCATCCCGTGGAATTTCCCGATCCTGATGGCCGTGTGGAAGCTCGCACCCGCGCTCGCCGCCGGCAATTGCGTCGTACTGAAGCCCGCGGAGCAAACGCCCGCTTCCATCCTCGTGCTGATGGAACTGATTCAGGATCTCCTGCCGCCTGGCGTGGTGAACGTCGTGAACGGCTTCGGCCTCGAAGCGGGCAAGCCGCTCGCTTCGAATAAGCGCATCGCGAAGATCGCGTTCACCGGCGAGACGACCACGGGCCGCCTCATCATGCAGTACGCGAGCCAGAACCTCATTCCCGTCACGCTCGAGCTGGGCGGCAAGAGCCCGAACATCTTCTTTGCCGACGTAATGGACCATGACGACAGCTTCTTCGATAAAGCGCTCGAGGGGTTTGCGATGTTTGCGCTGAATCAGGGCGAGGTGTGCACGTGTCCGTCGCGCGTGCTGATCGAAGAGAAGATCTACGACCGGTTCATCGAGCGCGCGGTCAAGCGCGTCGCAGCCATTGCGCAAGGGCACCCGCTCGATATGCAGACGATGATCGGTGCGCAGGCCTCGCAGGAACAGCTCGAAAAGATCCTCTCGTACATCGATCTCGGCAAGCAGGAGGGTGCGCAATGCCTGATCGGCGGCGAGCGCAATACGCTTGACGGCGAACTCGGCAAGGGCTACTACGTGAAACCGACCGTGTTTCGCGGCAACAATAAAATGCGCATTTTCCAGGAAGAGATCTTCGGGCCGGTCGTTGCCGTGACGACGTTCAGGAACGAAGACGAAGCGCTCGATATCGCAAACGACACGCTGTATGGACTTGGCGCCGGCGTATGGACGCGCGACGGCACGCGTGCATATCGCTTCGGCCGGCAGATTCAGGCCGGGCGCGTCTGGACGAACTGCTATCACGCGTATCCGGCGCATGCCGCGTTCGGCGGCTACAAGCAATCGGGTATCGGCCGCGAAACGCACAAGATGATGCTCGACCACTATCAGCAGACGAAGAACCTGCTCGTCAGCTATAGCGACAAGCCGCTCGGCTTCTTCTAA
- a CDS encoding helix-turn-helix domain-containing protein: protein MTTDTDLPDAAESEAAAHAQRHALYRVQTRIAHDADEQARNLHGWRQTYDQLTSGRFIGQLTGLHVDDMHVFRETTSETLRQTCEVQSDAYWLGIPVNRGATGRIDGGLIDGETVALRAGGIEFELVTPAGYEIFGVVVQGGILRRHAALAGHGDALIDRASLSRVLRIDPARKTQLCARLAHILAEGDAALATCARPQLHASVLDALLDACATTTDGEPIEAPSSRSRRRRIVGESRDYVLANRDRPVSVPELCEHLHVSRRTLQYCFEDVLGMAPASYLRVIRLNGARRELCDASRGGALSVQNVAAAWGFWHLSQFATDYRKLFGMRPSDTLKAAQMLHSELRFAH from the coding sequence ATGACGACCGACACCGACCTTCCCGATGCCGCTGAGTCCGAGGCAGCGGCACATGCGCAGCGGCACGCGTTGTATCGCGTGCAGACGCGCATCGCTCACGACGCCGACGAACAGGCGCGCAATCTTCACGGCTGGCGGCAGACCTACGATCAACTGACGTCGGGCCGCTTTATCGGCCAACTCACGGGCTTGCATGTCGACGACATGCACGTGTTCCGCGAAACGACGAGCGAGACGCTGCGCCAGACATGCGAGGTCCAGTCGGACGCATACTGGCTCGGCATTCCCGTGAATCGCGGCGCGACGGGGCGCATCGACGGTGGTCTTATCGATGGCGAGACTGTTGCGTTGAGAGCGGGCGGCATCGAGTTCGAACTGGTGACGCCGGCCGGCTATGAAATCTTCGGTGTGGTCGTGCAGGGCGGCATCTTGCGTCGACATGCAGCGTTGGCGGGGCACGGTGATGCGCTGATCGATCGCGCGTCGCTTTCGCGCGTGCTGCGGATCGATCCTGCGCGCAAGACGCAGCTCTGCGCACGCCTCGCGCACATTCTGGCCGAAGGTGACGCCGCGCTCGCGACGTGCGCGCGGCCCCAGCTGCATGCATCGGTGCTCGACGCGCTGCTCGACGCATGCGCCACGACGACGGATGGCGAGCCGATAGAGGCGCCGTCGTCGCGGTCGCGCCGGCGCCGCATCGTCGGCGAATCGCGCGATTATGTGCTGGCGAACCGCGATCGTCCGGTGAGTGTGCCCGAACTCTGCGAGCACCTGCACGTGAGCCGGCGCACGCTGCAGTACTGCTTCGAGGACGTGCTCGGCATGGCGCCTGCGAGCTATCTGCGCGTGATCCGGCTGAACGGCGCGCGCCGCGAGCTCTGCGATGCCTCGCGCGGCGGCGCGCTCTCCGTGCAGAATGTGGCGGCCGCGTGGGGCTTCTGGCATCTGAGCCAGTTTGCGACCGACTACCGGAAGCTGTTCGGCATGCGGCCTTCGGATACGCTCAAAGCCGCGCAGATGCTGCACAGCGAACTCCGCTTTGCCCACTGA
- the dbpA gene encoding ATP-dependent RNA helicase DbpA has translation MNSPTSSTAFGTLPLSPAALANLAQLGYVDMTPIQAASLPLALAGHDLIAQAKTGSGKTAAFALALLARLDARKFDVQAMVLCPTRELADQVAQEIRRLARAEENIKVLTLCGGTPMRPQTASLEHGAHIVVGTPGRIIDHLERGSLPLQALNTLVLDEADRMLDMGFFDDIATVARQCPKERQTLLFSATYPDGIAKLSQQFLRNPKQITLEERHDDSKIRQRFYEVTDDERLHAVGLLLDHYRPVSTLAFCNTKQQCRDLLDVLRAQGFHALALHGELDQRERDQVLIQFANRSCSVLVATDVAARGLDIAQLEAVINVDVTPDPEVHVHRIGRTGRADQDGWALSLASMDEMGRVGSIEKAQGREVEWHPLAELEPSGTNGSTPHLLPPMETLQILGGRKEKIRPGDVLGALTGDAGFDGAQIGKINVTEFSTYVAVERGIAREALRKLNAGKLKGKRVKVRLMDE, from the coding sequence ATGAATAGCCCGACGTCTTCCACCGCCTTCGGCACGCTGCCGCTGTCGCCCGCCGCGCTCGCGAATCTCGCGCAATTGGGCTATGTCGACATGACGCCGATCCAGGCGGCCAGCTTGCCGCTCGCGCTGGCCGGCCACGATCTGATCGCGCAGGCGAAAACAGGCAGCGGCAAGACCGCGGCCTTCGCGCTGGCGCTGCTCGCGCGGCTCGACGCGCGCAAGTTCGACGTGCAGGCGATGGTGCTGTGCCCGACACGCGAGCTCGCCGACCAGGTCGCGCAGGAAATCCGGCGCCTTGCGCGCGCCGAGGAAAACATCAAGGTGCTGACCTTGTGCGGCGGCACGCCGATGCGCCCGCAGACCGCGAGCCTCGAACATGGCGCGCATATCGTCGTCGGCACGCCGGGACGCATCATCGATCATCTCGAGCGCGGCAGCCTGCCTTTGCAGGCGCTCAACACGCTCGTGCTCGACGAAGCCGATCGCATGCTCGACATGGGCTTCTTCGACGATATTGCGACCGTCGCGCGTCAATGTCCGAAGGAACGGCAGACGCTGCTTTTTTCGGCGACTTACCCTGACGGTATTGCGAAGCTGAGCCAGCAGTTCCTGCGCAACCCGAAGCAGATCACGCTCGAGGAGCGCCACGACGACAGCAAGATCCGTCAGCGTTTTTATGAAGTGACCGACGACGAGCGGCTGCACGCGGTCGGCCTGCTGCTCGATCACTATCGGCCTGTCAGCACGCTCGCGTTCTGCAATACGAAACAGCAGTGCCGCGATCTGCTCGACGTGCTACGTGCGCAGGGTTTTCACGCGCTTGCGCTGCATGGCGAACTCGATCAGCGTGAGCGCGATCAGGTGCTGATCCAGTTCGCGAACCGCAGCTGCTCGGTGCTCGTCGCAACCGATGTCGCCGCACGCGGACTCGATATCGCGCAGCTCGAAGCAGTCATCAACGTCGACGTGACGCCGGATCCCGAAGTGCACGTGCATCGGATCGGCCGCACGGGCCGCGCCGATCAGGATGGCTGGGCGCTGAGCCTCGCGAGCATGGACGAAATGGGCCGCGTCGGCAGCATCGAGAAAGCGCAGGGGCGCGAAGTGGAGTGGCATCCGCTCGCGGAGCTCGAGCCGAGCGGCACGAACGGCAGCACGCCGCACTTGCTGCCGCCGATGGAAACGCTGCAGATTCTCGGCGGCCGCAAGGAAAAGATTCGTCCCGGCGATGTGCTCGGCGCCCTGACTGGCGATGCGGGCTTCGACGGCGCGCAGATCGGCAAGATCAACGTGACCGAGTTCTCGACCTATGTGGCGGTGGAGCGCGGGATTGCGCGCGAGGCGCTGCGCAAGCTCAACGCCGGTAAGCTGAAGGGGAAGAGGGTCAAGGTGCGGCTGATGGACGAATAG
- a CDS encoding pyridoxal phosphate-dependent aminotransferase produces the protein MQSAMQTRSKLPDVGTTIFTVIAQLAAEHDALNLSQGAPNFMPDATLIEDVAQAMRDGHNQYAPMTGIGALREALARKVETLYGVRYDASSEVTVTASASEGLYATISALVHAGDEVIYFEPSFDSYAPIVRLQGATPVPIKLSLPDFRVNWDEVSAAITPKTRMIIVNTPHNPTATVFRDHDIERLKAVTRKTDIVILSDEVYEHVIFDGAKHYSMACDQELAGRSVIVSSFGKSYHVTGWRVGFCVAPAALMDEIRKVHQFMMFSADTPMQYAFAAALAQPQSYLGLAAFYQQKRDLLANALRESRFELLPSEGSFFMLARFRGFSDESDNDFVLRLIRDAQVATIPLSAFYTDGTDSGLIRLSFSKDDATLLEGARRLCAI, from the coding sequence ATGCAAAGCGCGATGCAAACCCGCTCGAAGCTGCCCGATGTCGGCACGACGATTTTCACCGTGATCGCTCAACTGGCTGCCGAGCACGACGCGTTGAATTTGTCGCAAGGCGCGCCGAATTTCATGCCGGACGCTACGCTGATCGAAGACGTCGCGCAAGCGATGCGCGACGGTCACAACCAGTACGCACCGATGACCGGTATCGGCGCGTTGCGCGAAGCGCTCGCACGGAAGGTCGAGACGCTGTACGGCGTGCGATACGACGCATCGTCGGAAGTCACGGTAACCGCGAGCGCGAGCGAAGGGCTTTACGCGACGATCAGCGCGCTCGTGCATGCCGGCGACGAGGTGATCTACTTCGAGCCGTCGTTCGACAGCTATGCGCCGATCGTCCGCCTGCAAGGCGCCACGCCGGTGCCGATCAAGCTGTCGCTGCCCGATTTCCGCGTGAACTGGGACGAAGTGTCCGCGGCCATCACGCCGAAGACGCGGATGATCATCGTCAATACGCCGCACAATCCGACGGCCACGGTTTTCCGGGACCACGACATCGAACGCCTGAAGGCCGTCACGCGCAAGACGGACATCGTGATCCTGTCCGACGAAGTCTACGAGCACGTCATATTCGACGGCGCGAAGCACTACAGCATGGCATGCGATCAGGAGCTGGCCGGGCGCAGCGTGATCGTGTCGTCGTTCGGCAAGTCGTATCACGTGACAGGTTGGCGCGTGGGCTTCTGCGTCGCGCCCGCAGCGCTGATGGACGAAATCCGCAAGGTGCACCAGTTCATGATGTTTTCGGCCGATACGCCGATGCAATATGCGTTCGCCGCCGCGCTCGCGCAACCGCAAAGCTATCTCGGCCTTGCCGCCTTTTATCAGCAAAAGCGCGATCTGCTCGCGAACGCGCTGCGCGAGTCGCGTTTCGAACTGCTGCCGAGCGAGGGCAGCTTCTTTATGCTCGCGCGCTTTCGCGGTTTCTCCGACGAAAGCGACAACGACTTCGTGCTGCGCCTGATCCGCGACGCGCAAGTTGCGACGATCCCGTTATCGGCGTTCTATACGGACGGTACCGATTCAGGACTGATCCGCTTAAGCTTTTCGAAAGACGACGCGACGCTGCTCGAAGGCGCGCGCCGTTTGTGCGCGATCTGA
- a CDS encoding ABC transporter substrate-binding protein gives MKLPGNRLSGALLLACAFALLTAAVAPLPAQAADVKTLRYGLEAQYPPFESKGPNGELQGFDIDVGNAVCKAAKLKCSWVETSFDGLIPALQGRKFDAINSAMNATDKRREAIDFTNIIYRVPTVLIARKDSGLLPTSETLKGKRVGVLQASIQETFAKAHWEPAGVMVVPYQDQNQVYADLRSGRLDATLVLAPAGLTGFLSRHEGKDFAFVGQPVRDDKILGSGIAFGIRKGDDALREQLNAAIAAVQADGTVKALARKYFGNIDVSAK, from the coding sequence ATGAAGCTGCCAGGAAACCGGTTATCGGGCGCGTTGCTGCTTGCGTGCGCATTCGCCTTGCTCACCGCCGCGGTTGCACCGCTGCCGGCGCAAGCCGCCGACGTGAAGACGCTGCGCTACGGCCTCGAGGCGCAATACCCGCCGTTTGAATCGAAGGGGCCGAACGGCGAGCTGCAGGGCTTCGATATCGACGTCGGCAACGCCGTCTGCAAGGCTGCGAAGCTCAAGTGCAGCTGGGTCGAGACGTCGTTCGACGGGCTGATTCCGGCGCTGCAGGGCCGCAAGTTCGACGCGATCAATTCGGCGATGAACGCGACCGACAAGCGCCGCGAGGCGATCGACTTCACGAATATCATTTACCGCGTGCCGACCGTGCTGATCGCGCGCAAGGACAGCGGCCTGCTGCCGACGTCCGAAACGCTGAAGGGCAAGCGCGTCGGCGTGCTGCAGGCGTCGATTCAGGAAACCTTCGCGAAGGCGCACTGGGAACCCGCCGGCGTGATGGTCGTGCCGTATCAGGATCAGAACCAGGTGTACGCGGACCTGCGCTCGGGGCGCCTCGATGCGACGCTCGTGCTCGCGCCGGCCGGCCTGACGGGCTTTCTGTCGCGGCACGAAGGCAAGGATTTCGCGTTTGTCGGGCAGCCGGTTCGCGACGACAAGATTCTTGGCAGCGGAATCGCCTTCGGCATCCGCAAAGGCGACGATGCGCTGCGCGAGCAGCTGAATGCGGCGATCGCCGCGGTGCAGGCCGACGGCACCGTGAAGGCCCTCGCGCGGAAGTACTTCGGGAACATCGACGTATCGGCGAAATAA
- a CDS encoding anti-sigma factor family protein, whose translation MGRGTFFHAQIMAHSDFTTDSPLTEADIQAFADGSLSPERAARVQRYLGAMPGEASRIAFYRRLNGQMQRSFMPHASAQAATGNSVKFGRRNTAPRGWRATLHVAWRAISGSVAQRIALLVLALCGWAATAFVSDRQLNAAAVMSYAQWAAASAQTTARQPVPANRDPFSTEFAQLGWRLESARTLRLGLIADAQEFDYRNAEGQPVVLLTTSAPFVFDRPRWMGHRVGEWRLLTWTENGTRYVLAGRADTHGLMRAADAATFR comes from the coding sequence ATGGGAAGAGGCACCTTTTTCCACGCTCAGATCATGGCGCATAGCGATTTCACCACCGACTCACCGCTGACCGAAGCGGACATCCAGGCGTTTGCCGACGGGTCGCTGTCGCCTGAGCGCGCCGCGCGCGTGCAGCGCTACCTCGGCGCGATGCCGGGCGAGGCGAGCCGGATCGCGTTCTATCGCCGGTTGAATGGGCAAATGCAGCGTTCGTTCATGCCACATGCCTCCGCTCAGGCCGCCACGGGCAATTCGGTGAAGTTCGGCCGGCGCAACACCGCCCCGCGCGGCTGGCGGGCGACGCTGCATGTCGCCTGGCGCGCCATCTCGGGCTCCGTTGCGCAGCGCATCGCCTTGCTCGTGCTGGCATTGTGCGGCTGGGCGGCTACCGCGTTCGTCTCCGATCGTCAGTTGAACGCCGCGGCGGTGATGAGCTACGCGCAGTGGGCAGCGGCGTCGGCGCAGACAACGGCGCGGCAACCCGTTCCGGCGAATCGCGACCCGTTTTCGACCGAGTTCGCGCAGCTGGGCTGGCGGCTCGAATCGGCGAGGACGCTGCGGCTCGGCCTGATCGCCGACGCTCAGGAGTTCGACTATCGCAATGCGGAAGGCCAGCCGGTCGTGCTGCTGACGACGAGCGCGCCGTTCGTCTTCGACCGGCCGCGCTGGATGGGCCATCGCGTCGGCGAATGGCGGCTGCTCACGTGGACCGAGAACGGCACGCGCTATGTGCTGGCGGGCCGCGCCGACACGCACGGCCTGATGCGCGCGGCCGACGCGGCGACCTTCCGATGA
- a CDS encoding RNA polymerase sigma factor, translated as MDIRDELMEHVPRLRRYARALVNNRDFSDDLVQDTLERALSRTEKFKEGSDLRAWLFTIMHNVFINQVRKASTKAVHVSVDDESVVESEFAVSPNQTQSLEVRDLDYALQRLPADQREVVLLVGLEEMSYTEVALALDIPIGTVMSRLSRGRERLRALMAGAHPGAKLQVVR; from the coding sequence ATGGACATCCGTGACGAACTGATGGAACACGTACCGCGTCTGCGCCGCTATGCGCGGGCGTTGGTCAACAACCGGGACTTTTCGGACGACCTCGTTCAGGACACGCTCGAACGCGCGCTGTCGCGGACCGAGAAGTTCAAGGAGGGCAGCGACCTGCGCGCGTGGCTCTTCACGATCATGCACAACGTGTTTATCAATCAGGTTCGCAAGGCGTCGACCAAGGCCGTGCACGTCTCGGTCGACGACGAGAGCGTGGTCGAAAGTGAATTTGCGGTGTCGCCGAACCAGACGCAGTCGCTCGAGGTGCGCGACCTCGACTACGCGCTGCAGCGGTTGCCGGCGGACCAGCGCGAAGTCGTGCTGCTGGTCGGCCTCGAGGAGATGAGCTATACGGAGGTCGCGCTTGCGCTGGACATTCCGATTGGTACCGTGATGTCGAGGCTGTCGCGCGGCCGCGAGCGGCTCAGGGCATTGATGGCGGGCGCGCATCCCGGCGCGAAATTACAGGTGGTGCGATGA
- a CDS encoding anti-sigma factor family protein, whose amino-acid sequence MSEQQTPISEEDLHAYVDGALSEARREQVERALEQNPALASKVSDYFSLNSMFHDRYDRVLAEPVPARLRPRKTRNWREAMNWPQFAGMAAALVLGVGIGVGTNMGKSVPGGGWMGMGASTSDTRPVSADSTETFARRVAIAHVVYMPAVTRPSDLMGQGHEEDFVQILASRLGTDVHPPMLTKSGFQLDGGRMLPGKDGPMAQFMYRNAQGERVTLVISHRNTSANTTAFKLYQDGPVNVFYWVDGNFGYAVSGGLDRNVMLQLAHDVYAQLTGATAG is encoded by the coding sequence ATGAGCGAACAGCAAACCCCGATCAGCGAAGAGGATCTCCACGCCTACGTGGACGGCGCGCTTTCCGAAGCGCGCCGCGAGCAGGTGGAGCGTGCACTCGAGCAGAATCCGGCGCTCGCGTCGAAGGTCAGCGATTACTTCTCGCTGAACAGCATGTTCCACGATCGCTACGACCGTGTGCTTGCCGAGCCGGTGCCGGCGCGTCTGCGCCCGCGCAAGACGCGCAACTGGCGCGAGGCGATGAACTGGCCGCAATTCGCGGGGATGGCGGCTGCGCTTGTGCTCGGTGTCGGGATCGGCGTCGGCACGAATATGGGCAAGAGCGTGCCGGGCGGCGGCTGGATGGGGATGGGCGCCTCGACCTCGGATACGCGGCCGGTCAGCGCGGACAGCACCGAAACGTTCGCGCGCAGGGTGGCCATCGCGCATGTCGTGTACATGCCCGCGGTGACACGGCCATCGGACCTGATGGGGCAAGGCCACGAGGAAGACTTCGTGCAGATCCTCGCAAGCCGCCTCGGCACCGACGTCCATCCGCCGATGCTGACGAAAAGCGGCTTTCAGCTCGACGGCGGCCGGATGCTGCCGGGCAAGGACGGCCCGATGGCTCAGTTCATGTACCGCAATGCGCAGGGCGAGCGCGTGACGCTCGTGATTTCGCACCGGAATACGAGCGCGAATACCACCGCGTTCAAGCTGTATCAGGATGGCCCGGTGAATGTGTTTTATTGGGTGGACGGCAATTTCGGCTATGCGGTGTCGGGCGGGCTCGATCGCAATGTGATGCTGCAGCTTGCGCACGACGTCTATGCGCAATTAACCGGGGCGACTGCGGGTTAA
- a CDS encoding SDR family oxidoreductase: MKTTHTTDISLQNSRVVIAGGTSGIGLAVAQAAARAGAEVTIASSDMRRVQDALELLPKGTRGETVDFTDETRVNAFFERVGAFDHLVYTAGESLFLQTLAELSIEEARKAFDVRYWGAVTTVKYAAPYLRTGGSITLTSGVASSRPLSTWVIPSSILGAMESLTRALAVELAPLRVNAVKPGVLRTNLWSNMTEDDRNGLYEVVGNKLPVQRVGEASEVANAYLYLMQQGYSTGQVIVVDGGHMLV, encoded by the coding sequence ATGAAGACCACCCACACTACTGATATTTCTCTGCAGAATAGCCGCGTCGTCATCGCTGGCGGCACGTCGGGCATTGGCCTCGCGGTCGCGCAGGCGGCGGCGCGCGCCGGCGCGGAAGTGACGATTGCGTCGAGCGATATGCGGCGCGTGCAGGACGCACTCGAACTGCTGCCGAAGGGCACGCGCGGCGAGACCGTCGACTTCACCGACGAAACGCGCGTCAATGCCTTCTTCGAGCGCGTCGGCGCGTTCGACCATCTTGTCTATACCGCAGGCGAATCGCTGTTTCTGCAGACGCTCGCCGAACTCAGCATCGAAGAGGCACGCAAGGCCTTCGACGTGCGCTACTGGGGCGCGGTGACCACCGTCAAATACGCGGCGCCTTATCTGCGTACCGGCGGTTCGATCACGCTGACGAGCGGCGTGGCGTCGTCGCGGCCGTTATCGACATGGGTGATTCCGTCGAGCATTCTCGGTGCGATGGAATCGCTGACGCGCGCGCTGGCCGTCGAACTCGCGCCGCTGCGTGTGAACGCGGTGAAGCCGGGCGTGTTGCGCACGAACCTGTGGAGCAACATGACCGAGGACGACCGCAACGGCCTGTATGAGGTCGTCGGGAACAAGCTGCCCGTGCAGCGGGTCGGTGAAGCGAGCGAGGTCGCGAATGCGTATCTGTATCTGATGCAGCAGGGCTACAGCACGGGGCAGGTCATTGTCGTCGACGGTGGGCATATGCTTGTGTAG
- a CDS encoding aldo/keto reductase: MSIKDKLPAGTKLGFGTAPLGNMFRAIPEEEAAATVEAAWQHGIRYFDTAPFYGAGLAEIRLGDILAKHKRSEYVLSSKVGRVILDEIEDVSAREQGEKGGVFAHGRPNKIVNDYSADGTLRSIEDSLKRLKTDRIEIVWVHDIAQDFYGDDWLSVFETARKGAFRALTRLREEGVIKAWGVGVNRVEPCELALDLSETKPDGFLLAGRYTLLDHERALQRLMPSAAKHGAEIVVGGPYSSGILAGGAHFEYQKASPDIVAKVEKIKAIAKRHGVSVKAAAVQFGLANPVVAAVIPGASKPERIAEDQAAVNEVIPADFWREMRQEKLVAENAPLPIDR; the protein is encoded by the coding sequence ATGAGCATAAAGGACAAACTGCCGGCCGGAACGAAGCTCGGTTTCGGCACCGCGCCGCTTGGCAACATGTTCCGTGCGATTCCTGAAGAAGAAGCGGCCGCGACCGTCGAAGCGGCATGGCAGCACGGGATCCGCTACTTCGATACCGCGCCGTTTTATGGCGCGGGCCTTGCTGAAATCCGGCTGGGCGATATTCTCGCGAAGCACAAGCGCAGCGAGTACGTGTTGAGCTCGAAGGTCGGCCGCGTGATTCTCGATGAAATCGAAGACGTCAGTGCGCGCGAGCAAGGGGAAAAAGGCGGCGTGTTCGCGCATGGGCGTCCGAACAAGATCGTCAACGACTATTCTGCCGACGGCACGTTGCGTTCGATCGAAGATAGCCTGAAGCGGCTCAAGACCGATCGCATCGAGATTGTCTGGGTGCACGACATCGCACAGGATTTTTACGGCGACGATTGGCTGTCGGTGTTCGAAACGGCGCGCAAAGGCGCGTTTCGCGCGCTGACGCGGCTGCGCGAAGAAGGCGTGATCAAGGCGTGGGGCGTTGGCGTGAATCGCGTCGAGCCGTGCGAGCTTGCGCTCGATCTCAGCGAAACGAAGCCCGATGGCTTTCTGCTGGCGGGGCGTTATACGCTGCTCGACCACGAGCGCGCGTTGCAGCGTTTGATGCCGTCCGCCGCGAAGCATGGAGCCGAGATCGTGGTCGGCGGTCCGTACAGTTCGGGTATTCTCGCCGGCGGCGCGCACTTCGAATATCAGAAGGCGTCGCCGGATATTGTCGCGAAGGTCGAGAAGATCAAGGCGATCGCGAAACGTCATGGCGTCAGCGTGAAGGCCGCCGCCGTGCAGTTTGGACTTGCGAATCCGGTGGTGGCGGCGGTGATTCCAGGGGCGAGCAAGCCGGAGCGGATTGCTGAAGATCAGGCTGCCGTCAACGAAGTCATTCCGGCGGATTTCTGGCGTGAGATGCGGCAGGAGAAGCTCGTGGCGGAGAATGCGCCGTTGCCGATCGATCGATAA
- a CDS encoding lysozyme inhibitor LprI family protein codes for MRASIPYTVAALVLTAHPAFAAQLDCANATDQATLTQCANNSLKASDAKLNQTFRALQAKVSKPGKDKLQKAQRAWIAWRDAQCNFNASGSSDGSIHGMVLASCLDDLTKAQTKLLDSQLHCQEGDTACGGQ; via the coding sequence ATGCGCGCCTCGATCCCGTATACGGTAGCAGCACTCGTGCTCACCGCCCATCCCGCCTTCGCCGCCCAGCTCGACTGCGCGAACGCGACGGACCAGGCCACGCTAACCCAATGCGCGAACAACAGCCTGAAGGCTTCGGACGCAAAGCTCAACCAGACCTTCCGCGCACTACAGGCGAAAGTCAGCAAGCCGGGCAAGGACAAACTACAGAAAGCGCAGCGCGCGTGGATCGCATGGCGCGATGCGCAGTGCAATTTCAATGCGTCGGGCTCGAGCGATGGCAGCATTCACGGCATGGTCCTCGCGTCGTGTCTCGACGACCTCACGAAAGCCCAAACGAAACTGCTCGATAGCCAGTTGCACTGTCAGGAAGGCGACACCGCATGCGGCGGTCAATAA